TGATGCGTCTGACGAAGAAGCCATCGACGGATTTCATGCTGGTGAAAAGACGTACCTGAAAATGCTGATTCGAATGCTGGAACGCGGGTCCGCGCTGAATCGATTCGCCAGCCTGCAGACGCTGCGGCGCGACGCACTTCAGGTCGTCAACCGGTATGTCGCGTACCCGGACGTTGCGCCGCCTGTTCAAATCGCAGCGGGCGGCGTTCCGACAATGCGATAACGGCAACCGATCGCGGACGTTTCAGCGCTTGATCGTCGGACGCCGGCACCGGGCTGCGGGGTGTTCAGCCGGGATTCTTTTTCGCTGCACCGCGAGTCAGCTTGCCGCTCTGCAGTTCTTCAACAACGCGAGCCAGCACGGCGGCGTCCCGAGACTCAATCACGTGCTGAATCCGTGACGGAGGGAGGTTCATGCGGGTCATGATTTCTTCGGCGGTGACCCACATTTTGGCTCGCTTTTTGTCGGACGTTTCCAGGTAAAGATTCGTCACAAGTTCCGCCAGTCGCTGATCGTCGATGGCTTCGCGATTGTCGTAGAACCGCTTGATGATTTTCTGCTGATGAGCGGTATAGTCGCGTTTTGCCATTTTGTCCCGTGCGTCCTGCGAGAAAGGTAGACTGGGCGAGTCAGTTGGTTCGCGACTGGGTTCCCGCCTGCGCGGGAATGACGGTGTCGGGGAACTGACAGCCTGCATGAGAAAGACCGTCGTCAGGTCGCCGGTCAGGAACTTCATTCGGCGCTGGTCAGGACGGCTCGTGTGTATTCGCGGTTCAGGCGGGCGATGTTGCTGACGGAGATCTCCGCCGGACAGGCGGCTTCACATTCATACGTGTTGGTACAGGATCCAAAACCTTCTTCATCCATCTGTGCGACCATGCTGAGGACTCGCTGCTTTCGTTCAGGCTGGCCCTGCGGCAGTACTGCCAGTTGGGAAACTTTGGCGGAGACGAACAGCATGGCGGAAGCGTTCTTGCAGGCGGCCACGCAGGCGCCGCAGCCGATGCACGCGGCGGCATCCATTGCGGTTTCCTGACGGTGACCGGGAACCAGGATGGCGTTGCCGTCGGGAGCATTACCGGTACTGACGGAAACATAGCCGCCGGCCCTGATGATGCGATCAAACGCGGAGCGATCCACCACCAGGTCTCGCAGCACCGGAAAAGCGGTCGCTCGCCAGGGTTCGATGGTGATGGTGTCGCCGTTGCGGAATCGCCGCATGTGAAGCTGGCAGGTGGCGGTTCCGCGATCGGGTCCGTGAGCCTGACCGTTGATCATCAGGCTGCACATGCCGCAGATGCCTTCGCGGCAGTCATGATCAAACGCGACAGGCTGTTCACCGCTTTCGATCAGTTGCTCGTTCAGCACATCCAGCATTTCCAGGAACGACATGTGGGTGCTGACGCCGGACAACTGGTATTCATGAAACTGACCGCGAGCATCGGGGCCGGCCTGTCTCCAGACTCGCAGGTTCAGATTCAGCAGCTCAGAACTCATCTACTTGTAGCTCCTTGTCGAAGGATGCACGTATTCGAATGTCAGCGGTTCGCGGTGAAGCACCGGTTCTGCGCCCACACCCTGAAAATCCCATGCGGCGACGTAGCTGAAGTCGCTGTCGTTGCGTTTGGCTTCGCCGTCTTCGTGCTGATATTCCTCACGGAAGTGACCGCCGCAGGATTCTTCGCGATGCAGCGCGTCGACGGCCAGCAATTCGGAGAATTCCATGAAGTCGGCCACTCGACCGGCCTTCTCCAGACTCTGATTCAGAGAATCGCCGGACCCGAGGACTCGCACGTCCTTCCAGAAATCGTCCCGCAAATCGCGAATCCGACTGACCGCTTCCTGCAGGCCGCCGCGTGTGCGAGCCATGCCGCAGTGTTCCCACATGATATGGCCGAGCGACCGATGGAACGAATCGACCGTGCGTGATCCTCTGACGGACAGCAGCCGTCTGATGCGTTCGTCAGCCGCCTGCACGGCTTCCAGACACGCGGGATGATCGTCCGGCACCGGTGGCAGTTTGGTCGTGGCCAGATGATCGCCGATCGTGTAAGGGATCACGAAATAGCCGTCGGAAAGTCCCTGCATCAGAGCACTGGCTCCCAGACGGTTGGCTCCGTGGTCGGAGAAGTTCGCTTCTCCCAGCACGAACAGTCCCGGAACGTTGCTCATCAAATTGTAGTCGACCCACAGTCCGCCCATCGTGTAGTGGACGGCCGGGTAGATCTGCATCGGCACCTCGTACGGATTGTCGGCCGTGATCTTCTGATACATATGAAACAGGTTACCGTATTTCCTGCGGACGGTGTCTTCTCCGTCGCGAACGATGGCATCCCGAAAATCAAGATACACGGCCTTGCCGGTTTCTCCGACGCCATATCCGGCATCGCAGCGTTCCTTGGCGGCCCGGGAAGCGACATCGCGCGGCACAAGATTTCCGAACGACGGATAGCGGCGTTCCAGGAAATAGTCGCGTTCTTCACCAGGAATCTGCGACGGAGGACGCTGGTCTTTCGCCGCTTTCGGCACCCAGACTCGACCGTCGTTGCGAAGGCTTTCGCTCATCAGCGTCAGTTTGGACTGATAGTCGCCGCTGACAGGGATGCAGGTGGGGTGAATCTGAGTGTAGCACGGGTTCGCAAAGTAGGCTCCGCGTCGATGGCAGCGCCACGCGGCGGTGACATTACAACCCTTGGCGTTTGTGGACAGGTAATAGGCATTTCCATAGCCGCCGGTACACAACACCACGGCGTGAGCCAGATGCGTTTCCAACTGGCCGGTCGTCAGATTTCGAACAACGATTCCGCGGGCAACTCCGTCGACGACGATCAGTTCCAGCATCTCCCGACGGGCAAACAATTCGACTTTGCCGGTATGGACCTGCCTCATCATCGCCTGATAACAGCCCAGCAGCAGTTGCTGACCGGTCTGGCCGCGGCAGTAGAATGTTCGGGACACCTGTGCCCCGCCGAACGACCGATTGGCCAGCGTTCCGCCGTATTCGCGAGCGAACGGCACTCCCTGAGCGACGCATTGATCGATGATGCTGTTGCTGATCTGAGCCAGCCGATAGACGTTGGCTTCGCGAGCCCGGTAGTCGCCGCCCTTGACAGTGTCGTAGAACAATCGCCAGATACTGTCGCCGTCGTTGGGATAGTTCTTCGCCGCGTTGATGCCACCCTGAGCCGCGATGCTGTGCGCGCGACGGGGACTGTCCTGAAAACAGAACGACTTCACGTGGTACCCGAGTTCACCGAGCGCCGCGGCGGCCGCTCCGCCGGCGAGTCCCGTTCCGACGACAATGATGCTGAACTTCCGCTTATTGGCCGGGTTTACCAGCTTCATGTTGAAGCGATGCTTGTCCCATTTCGATTCGATGGGGCCTTCAGGCACTCGACCGTCTAAGGTTTCATTCGCCACGGAAAACATAGGAAACCTCGATTGAGGAAATTGTACGTGCGACGCGGCCGGCGATTCGCCGCCGCAGCCGGTACACGGCGGGTGGCCGGCACGAAAACAACAGCGACCGACTCCG
The Planctomycetaceae bacterium genome window above contains:
- a CDS encoding succinate dehydrogenase/fumarate reductase iron-sulfur subunit, translating into MSSELLNLNLRVWRQAGPDARGQFHEYQLSGVSTHMSFLEMLDVLNEQLIESGEQPVAFDHDCREGICGMCSLMINGQAHGPDRGTATCQLHMRRFRNGDTITIEPWRATAFPVLRDLVVDRSAFDRIIRAGGYVSVSTGNAPDGNAILVPGHRQETAMDAAACIGCGACVAACKNASAMLFVSAKVSQLAVLPQGQPERKQRVLSMVAQMDEEGFGSCTNTYECEAACPAEISVSNIARLNREYTRAVLTSAE
- a CDS encoding fumarate reductase/succinate dehydrogenase flavoprotein subunit is translated as MFSVANETLDGRVPEGPIESKWDKHRFNMKLVNPANKRKFSIIVVGTGLAGGAAAAALGELGYHVKSFCFQDSPRRAHSIAAQGGINAAKNYPNDGDSIWRLFYDTVKGGDYRAREANVYRLAQISNSIIDQCVAQGVPFAREYGGTLANRSFGGAQVSRTFYCRGQTGQQLLLGCYQAMMRQVHTGKVELFARREMLELIVVDGVARGIVVRNLTTGQLETHLAHAVVLCTGGYGNAYYLSTNAKGCNVTAAWRCHRRGAYFANPCYTQIHPTCIPVSGDYQSKLTLMSESLRNDGRVWVPKAAKDQRPPSQIPGEERDYFLERRYPSFGNLVPRDVASRAAKERCDAGYGVGETGKAVYLDFRDAIVRDGEDTVRRKYGNLFHMYQKITADNPYEVPMQIYPAVHYTMGGLWVDYNLMSNVPGLFVLGEANFSDHGANRLGASALMQGLSDGYFVIPYTIGDHLATTKLPPVPDDHPACLEAVQAADERIRRLLSVRGSRTVDSFHRSLGHIMWEHCGMARTRGGLQEAVSRIRDLRDDFWKDVRVLGSGDSLNQSLEKAGRVADFMEFSELLAVDALHREESCGGHFREEYQHEDGEAKRNDSDFSYVAAWDFQGVGAEPVLHREPLTFEYVHPSTRSYK